Proteins encoded within one genomic window of Anopheles gambiae chromosome 3, idAnoGambNW_F1_1, whole genome shotgun sequence:
- the LOC5668095 gene encoding uncharacterized protein LOC5668095, protein MRMASVLLRTRKPQNEADVPFQEVLPLKLKNHVSGKTDKTSDVACLQEMAVMFSCLKTNDFNESLCAKEVGNFQRCYKVYLDKKTAKKETSSKGVLVAGKDLNYKQLNKVLKKYPTSAQN, encoded by the coding sequence ATGCGTATGGCTAGCGTATTGCTGCGTACACGCAAACCACAGAACGAAGCGGACGTCCCGTTTCAGGAGGTGCTGCCGCTGAAGCTGAAAAACCATGTGAGCGGCAAAACGGACAAAACGAGCGATGTCGCCTGCCTGCAGGAGATGGCGGTGATGTTTTCCTGCCTGAAGACGAACGACTTCAACGAGAGCCTGTGCGCGAAGGAGGTGGGCAACTTCCAGCGGTGCTACAAAGTGTACCTCGACAAGAAAACGGCCAAAAAGGAAACGTCCAGCAAGGGTGTGCTGGTGGCGGGGAAGGACCTCAACTACAAGCAGCTAAACAAGGTGCTGAAAAAATATCCCACATCGGCACAGAATTAG